One Mycobacterium marseillense DNA window includes the following coding sequences:
- a CDS encoding acyl-CoA carboxylase subunit beta, translating to MAPAPIQHTTAEKLAELHRRLELAKEPGGEKAVAKRDKKGIPSARARVHALVDPGTFLETGALAKTPNDPNALYGDGCVTGHAMIDGRPVGVFSHDQTVFQGTVGEMFGRKVARLMEWCAMVGCPIIGIQDSGGARIQDAVTSLAWYAELGRRHEALSGLVPQISLIFGKCAGGAVYSPIQDDLLVSVRDQGYFFVTGPDVIQEVTGEEVSLDELGGSDAQARYGNIHQVVNSEAEAFQYVRDFLSFLPSSAVGQPPIINPGLEPETTPTDLELDSIVPDSDNMAYDMHEILLRIFDDGDFLDVAAQGGPAIITGFARVDGRPVGVIANQPMYLSGSIDNEASDKAARFIRFCDAFNIPLVFVVDTPGFLPGAEQEKNGIIKRGGRFLYSVVEADVPKVTITVRKSYGGAYAVMGSRQLTADFNFAWPTARIAVIGAEGAAQLLMKRFPDPTTPEAQQIKKDFIEGYNLNMAIPWTAAERGFIDAVIDPHQTRLLLRKSMKLLRDKQLWFRTARKHGLIPI from the coding sequence ATGGCGCCGGCCCCCATCCAGCACACCACCGCCGAGAAGCTGGCCGAGCTCCATCGCCGCCTGGAACTGGCCAAAGAGCCCGGCGGTGAGAAGGCCGTCGCCAAGCGCGACAAGAAGGGCATCCCCAGCGCCCGCGCCCGCGTGCATGCGCTGGTCGACCCGGGCACCTTCCTGGAGACCGGGGCGCTGGCCAAGACGCCGAACGACCCGAACGCGCTCTACGGCGACGGGTGCGTCACCGGGCACGCCATGATCGACGGCCGCCCGGTCGGGGTGTTCTCCCATGACCAGACGGTCTTCCAGGGCACCGTCGGCGAGATGTTCGGCCGCAAGGTCGCCCGCCTGATGGAGTGGTGCGCGATGGTCGGGTGCCCGATCATCGGCATCCAGGATTCCGGTGGGGCCCGGATTCAGGACGCGGTCACGTCGCTGGCGTGGTACGCCGAGCTGGGCCGTCGCCACGAGGCTTTGAGCGGGCTGGTGCCGCAGATTTCCCTGATCTTCGGCAAATGTGCTGGGGGAGCGGTGTATTCGCCGATCCAGGACGACCTGCTGGTCTCGGTGCGCGACCAGGGCTACTTCTTCGTCACCGGACCCGACGTGATCCAGGAGGTCACCGGCGAGGAGGTCAGCCTCGACGAGCTCGGTGGCTCCGACGCGCAGGCCCGCTACGGCAACATCCACCAGGTGGTGAACTCCGAGGCCGAGGCGTTCCAGTACGTGCGCGACTTCCTGTCGTTCCTGCCGTCGAGCGCCGTCGGCCAGCCGCCGATCATCAACCCCGGTCTCGAGCCCGAGACCACCCCGACCGATCTGGAGCTCGACTCGATCGTGCCGGACTCGGACAACATGGCCTACGACATGCACGAGATCCTGCTGCGGATCTTCGACGACGGTGATTTCCTCGACGTTGCCGCGCAGGGTGGCCCGGCCATCATCACCGGTTTCGCCCGGGTCGACGGGCGCCCGGTCGGCGTGATCGCCAACCAGCCCATGTACCTGTCCGGGTCGATCGACAACGAGGCCTCCGACAAGGCGGCGCGGTTCATCCGGTTCTGCGACGCGTTCAACATCCCGCTGGTGTTCGTGGTGGACACCCCGGGCTTCTTGCCGGGCGCCGAGCAGGAGAAGAATGGCATCATCAAGCGCGGCGGCCGGTTCCTGTACTCGGTCGTGGAGGCCGACGTGCCGAAGGTGACGATCACCGTGCGCAAGTCCTACGGCGGCGCCTACGCGGTGATGGGTTCGCGGCAGCTGACCGCCGACTTCAACTTCGCCTGGCCCACCGCGCGCATCGCGGTGATCGGCGCCGAGGGGGCCGCGCAGCTGTTGATGAAGCGGTTCCCGGACCCGACCACCCCCGAGGCGCAGCAGATCAAGAAGGACTTCATCGAGGGCTACAACCTCAACATGGCGATCCCGTGGACCGCCGCCGAGCGCGGCTTCATCGACGCGGTCATCGACCCGCACCAGACCAGGCTGTTGCTGCGCAAGTCGATGAAGCTGTTGCGGGACAAGCAGTTGTGGTTCCGCACGGCCCGCAAGCACGGGCTCATCCCGATCTAG
- the fadD32 gene encoding long-chain-fatty-acid--AMP ligase FadD32, protein MVYHNPFIVNGKIKFPENTNLVKHVEKWARVRGDKLAYRFLDFSTERDGVACDISWSEFSARNRAVGARLQQVTQPGDRIAVLCPQNLDYLIALFGALYAGRIAVPLFDPSEPGHVGRLHAVLDDCTPSTILTTTEAAEGVRKFIRARAAKERPRVIAVDAVPSEVASTWVPPEADENTIAYLQYTSGSTRTPTGVEITHLNLPTNVLQVLNGLEGKEGDRGLSWLPFFHDMGLITALLSPVLGHNFTFMTPAAFVRRPGRWIREMARKPEDAPDCEVFTVAPNFAFEHAAVRGVPKEGESPLDLSNVKGILNGSEPVSPASMRKFYEAFSPYGLRETAIKPSYGLAEATLFVSTTPMDEPPTVIHVDRNELNKQRFVEVAADAPNAVAQVSAGIIGVDEWAVIVDPETASELPDGQIGEIWLHGNNLGIGYWGKEQETNDVFRNILKSRISQSHAEGAPDDGMWVKTGDYGTYHKGHLYIAGRIKDLVIIDGRNHYPQDLEYSAQEASKALRTGYVAAFSVPANQLPQEVFDNPHTGLKYDPDDSSEQLVIVAERAAGSHKLDYQPIADDIRAAIAVRHGVTVRDLLLVQSGTIPRTSSGKIGHRACRAAYLDGSLRSGVGSPTAFANSTD, encoded by the coding sequence ATGGTGTACCACAACCCGTTCATCGTGAATGGAAAGATCAAGTTCCCCGAGAACACGAACTTGGTCAAGCACGTTGAGAAGTGGGCCCGGGTTCGTGGTGACAAGCTCGCCTACCGGTTCCTGGACTTTTCCACCGAGCGCGACGGCGTCGCCTGCGACATCTCCTGGTCGGAGTTCAGCGCCCGCAACCGCGCCGTGGGTGCCCGGCTGCAGCAAGTCACCCAGCCCGGTGACCGCATCGCCGTGCTGTGCCCGCAGAACCTGGACTACCTGATCGCGCTCTTCGGCGCGCTGTACGCCGGGCGGATCGCCGTGCCGCTGTTCGACCCGAGCGAGCCGGGCCACGTAGGCCGCCTGCACGCCGTGCTCGACGACTGCACCCCGTCGACCATCCTGACCACCACCGAGGCCGCCGAGGGCGTCCGCAAGTTCATCCGCGCCCGCGCCGCCAAGGAGCGGCCCCGCGTCATCGCCGTCGACGCGGTGCCCAGCGAGGTCGCGTCCACCTGGGTGCCGCCCGAGGCCGACGAGAACACCATCGCCTACCTGCAGTACACCTCCGGCTCCACCCGCACCCCGACCGGCGTGGAGATCACCCACCTGAACCTGCCCACCAACGTGCTGCAGGTGCTCAACGGCCTGGAAGGCAAGGAGGGCGACCGCGGCCTGTCCTGGCTGCCGTTTTTCCACGACATGGGTCTGATCACGGCGCTGCTGTCGCCGGTGCTCGGCCACAACTTCACCTTCATGACCCCGGCCGCGTTCGTGCGCCGGCCCGGCCGGTGGATCCGGGAGATGGCACGCAAGCCCGAGGACGCCCCGGACTGCGAGGTCTTCACCGTCGCCCCGAACTTCGCGTTCGAGCATGCCGCGGTGCGCGGGGTGCCCAAGGAAGGCGAGTCGCCGCTGGACCTGAGCAACGTCAAGGGGATCCTCAACGGCAGCGAGCCGGTGTCGCCGGCGTCGATGCGCAAGTTCTACGAGGCGTTCTCCCCCTACGGCCTGCGTGAGACCGCGATCAAGCCCTCCTACGGCCTGGCCGAGGCGACGCTGTTCGTCTCCACCACGCCGATGGACGAGCCGCCGACCGTCATCCACGTCGACCGCAACGAGCTGAACAAGCAGCGCTTCGTCGAGGTTGCCGCCGACGCGCCCAACGCCGTGGCGCAGGTTTCCGCCGGCATCATCGGCGTCGACGAGTGGGCCGTCATCGTCGACCCCGAGACCGCCAGCGAACTGCCCGACGGCCAGATCGGCGAGATCTGGTTGCACGGGAACAACCTGGGCATCGGCTACTGGGGCAAGGAACAAGAGACCAACGACGTCTTCCGCAACATCCTCAAGTCGCGGATCAGTCAGTCGCACGCCGAGGGCGCCCCCGACGACGGCATGTGGGTCAAGACCGGCGACTACGGCACCTACCACAAGGGCCACCTCTATATCGCGGGCCGCATCAAGGACCTCGTCATCATCGACGGCCGCAACCACTACCCGCAGGACCTCGAGTACTCGGCGCAGGAGGCTAGCAAGGCGCTGCGCACTGGCTACGTCGCCGCCTTCTCGGTGCCGGCCAATCAGCTGCCGCAGGAAGTGTTCGACAACCCCCACACCGGCCTCAAGTACGACCCGGATGACAGCTCCGAGCAGCTGGTGATCGTCGCCGAGCGCGCCGCGGGCTCCCACAAGCTGGACTACCAGCCCATCGCCGACGACATCCGGGCGGCGATCGCCGTGCGCCACGGCGTCACGGTCCGCGACCTGCTGCTGGTGCAGTCGGGCACGATCCCGCGGACCTCCAGCGGCAAGATCGGGCACCGCGCATGCCGCGCCGCCTACCTCGACGGCAGCCTGCGCAGCGGCGTCGGATCCCCGACGGCCTTCGCCAATTCCACTGACTGA
- the pks13 gene encoding polyketide synthase Pks13 (Pks13 is a key enzyme in mycolic acid biosynthesis.) — MADTEHPEDITPGPDGEVPATKADMTVPEMRQWLRNWVGKAVGRSPDDIDESVPMVELGLSSRDAVAMAADIEDMTGVTLSVAVAFQHPTIESLATRIIEGEPEIADDGLDGADWTRTGPAERVDIAIVGLSTRLPGDMNSPDETWQALMEGRDAITDLPEGRWSEFLEEPRIAARVGTARTRGGYLKDIKGFDSEFFAVAKTEADNIDPQQRMALELTWEALEHARIPASTLRGEAVGVYVGFSNNDYQFLAVSDPTVAHPYAITGTASSIIANRVSYFYDFRGPSVALDTACSSSLVATHQAVQALRNGECDVAVAGGVNALLTPLVTLGFDEIGQVLSPDGRIKSFSSDADGYTRSEGGGMFVLKRVDDARRDGDQILAVIAGSAVNHDGRSNGLIAPNQDAQAEVLRRAYKDAGIDPRTVDYIEAHGTGTVLGDPIEAEALGRIVGRGRPTDRPALLGAVKTNVGHLESAAGAASLAKVVLALQHDKLPPSINFAGPSPYIDFDGMRLKVVDGATDWPRYGGYALAGVSSFGFGGANAHLVVREVLPRDVVEREAEPTPQADAPGAPGEEPAEAPTLEAHSLRFDDFGNIIPDAEAPDEEEDYELPGVTEEALRLKEIALAELAAQEESEPTKPLIPLAVSGFLTSRKKTAAADLADWMESPEGQASSLESIGRALSRRNHGRSRAVVLAHDHEEAIKGLRAVAEGKQRPNVFSTDGPVTSGPVWAMAGFGAQHRKMGKNLYLRNEVFAEWIEKVDALIQDERGYSVLELILDDSHEYGIETSNVVIFAIQIALGELLKHHGAKPAAVVGQSLGEPASAYFSGGLSLRDAARVIASRSHLMGEGEAMLFGEYIRLMALVEYSADELKTVFGDFPGLEVCVYAAPSQTVIGGPPEQIDAIVARCEAEGRFARKLQTKGAGHTSQMDPLLGEFSAELQGIKPMSPTVGIFSTVHEGSYVKPGVDPIHDVDYWVKGMRHSVYFTHGVRNAVDSGHTTFLELAPNPVALMQIGLTTAAAGLHDAQLIPTLAKKQDDVESMISAMAQLYVHGHDLDIRTLFSRRSAARYGPEDYANIPPTRFKRKEHWLDVHFSGDGSVIMPGTHVALPDGRHVWEYAPRNGETDLAALVRSAATQVLSDAQLVASEQRAVPGAGARLVTTMTRHPGGASVQVHARIDESFTLVYDALVSRAGQSVAALPTAVGAGAAIAAAPSTVEAPAAPAEEADAETLSDSLTNRYLPSSVGRWSPDSGETIADRLGMIVSAAMGYEPEDLPWEVPLVELGLDSLMAVRIKNRVEYDFDMPPIQLTAVRDANLYAVEKLIEYAVEHRDEVYALHEHQKTLTPEEIAKEQAELLSGATPASAAAPAPDPQAEPETQEPIPPPPTDPSGPAAATNGGQPNLAGALSQEAVSKALHSDVPPRDAAERVTFATWAIVTGKSPGGIFNPLPKLDEDTAAKMAQRLSERADGTITAEDVLASETIEALAEKVRQYLEAGQIDGFVRTIRAPENDSQVPVFVFHPAGGSTVVYEPLISHLPADIPVYGLERVEGTIQERAAQYVPKLLEMNGGKPFILAGWSLGGALAYACAIGLKRAGADVRFVGMIDTVRAGEEIPQTKEETRKRWDRYAKFAERTFNVEIPAIPYEELEELDDEGQVKFVLDIVQQSGVQIPGGIVEHQRTSYLDNRALETVVIEPYDGHVTLYMADRYHDDVIEFEPRYAVRQPDGGWGQFVADLEVVPIGGEHIQAIDEPIIAKVGAHLAEVLNKVDAETTQTSEVGK, encoded by the coding sequence ATGGCTGACACTGAGCACCCCGAAGACATCACCCCGGGCCCTGACGGGGAGGTGCCCGCCACGAAGGCCGATATGACCGTCCCCGAGATGCGCCAGTGGCTGCGCAACTGGGTGGGCAAGGCGGTCGGCCGGTCACCGGACGACATCGACGAGTCGGTGCCGATGGTCGAGCTGGGCCTGTCGTCGCGCGACGCGGTGGCGATGGCCGCCGACATCGAGGACATGACCGGGGTCACGCTGTCGGTCGCGGTGGCCTTCCAGCATCCGACGATCGAGTCGCTGGCCACTCGCATCATCGAGGGGGAGCCGGAGATCGCCGACGACGGTCTCGACGGCGCGGACTGGACCCGTACCGGCCCGGCCGAGCGCGTCGACATCGCGATCGTGGGGCTGTCCACCCGGCTACCCGGCGACATGAACAGCCCCGACGAAACCTGGCAAGCGCTCATGGAGGGCCGCGACGCCATCACCGACCTACCCGAGGGCCGCTGGTCGGAATTCCTCGAAGAGCCGCGCATCGCCGCGCGCGTCGGCACCGCTCGCACCCGCGGCGGCTACCTCAAGGACATCAAGGGCTTCGACTCGGAGTTCTTCGCGGTCGCCAAGACCGAGGCCGACAATATCGACCCGCAGCAGCGGATGGCGCTCGAGCTCACCTGGGAGGCTCTCGAGCACGCCCGCATTCCGGCGTCGACCCTGCGCGGCGAAGCCGTCGGCGTGTACGTCGGCTTCTCCAACAACGACTACCAATTCCTGGCGGTCTCGGATCCGACCGTCGCTCACCCGTACGCGATCACCGGCACCGCCAGCTCGATCATCGCCAACCGGGTGTCCTACTTTTACGACTTCCGCGGCCCGTCGGTCGCGCTGGACACCGCCTGCTCGAGTTCGCTGGTGGCGACGCACCAGGCGGTGCAGGCGCTGCGCAACGGCGAGTGCGACGTCGCGGTCGCCGGTGGGGTCAACGCGTTGCTGACGCCGTTGGTGACGCTCGGTTTCGACGAGATCGGTCAGGTGCTGTCTCCCGACGGCCGGATCAAGTCGTTCTCGTCGGACGCCGACGGCTACACCCGCTCCGAGGGCGGCGGCATGTTCGTGCTCAAGCGGGTCGACGACGCCCGCCGCGACGGCGACCAGATTCTGGCCGTGATCGCGGGCAGCGCCGTCAATCACGACGGCCGGTCCAACGGCTTGATCGCCCCCAACCAGGACGCCCAGGCCGAGGTGTTGCGCCGGGCCTACAAGGACGCCGGCATCGACCCGCGCACCGTCGACTACATCGAGGCCCACGGCACCGGCACCGTTTTGGGTGACCCGATCGAGGCCGAGGCGCTGGGTCGCATCGTCGGCCGCGGCCGCCCCACCGACCGTCCGGCGCTGCTGGGTGCGGTGAAAACCAATGTGGGACACCTGGAGTCGGCCGCCGGCGCGGCGAGCCTGGCCAAGGTGGTGCTGGCGCTGCAGCACGACAAGCTGCCGCCGTCGATCAACTTCGCCGGCCCCAGCCCCTACATCGACTTCGACGGCATGCGCTTGAAAGTCGTTGACGGCGCCACTGATTGGCCGCGCTACGGCGGTTACGCGCTGGCCGGCGTGTCCAGCTTCGGCTTCGGCGGGGCCAACGCGCACCTGGTGGTGCGCGAGGTCTTGCCGCGCGACGTGGTGGAGCGCGAGGCCGAACCCACCCCGCAAGCCGATGCGCCGGGCGCGCCCGGCGAGGAACCTGCCGAGGCCCCCACGCTCGAGGCCCACTCGCTGCGGTTCGACGACTTCGGCAACATCATCCCCGACGCCGAGGCGCCCGACGAAGAAGAAGACTACGAACTGCCGGGCGTGACCGAAGAGGCCCTGCGCCTCAAGGAGATCGCGCTGGCAGAGCTTGCCGCGCAAGAGGAGTCGGAGCCGACCAAGCCGCTGATCCCGCTCGCGGTGTCGGGCTTTTTGACCTCGCGCAAGAAGACGGCGGCCGCCGACCTCGCGGACTGGATGGAAAGCCCGGAGGGGCAGGCGTCGTCGCTGGAATCGATCGGCCGGGCGCTGTCGCGGCGCAACCACGGGCGCTCGCGCGCGGTGGTGCTGGCCCACGACCATGAAGAGGCCATCAAGGGCCTGCGGGCGGTCGCCGAAGGCAAGCAGCGGCCGAACGTGTTCAGCACCGACGGGCCGGTGACCAGCGGGCCGGTGTGGGCGATGGCCGGTTTCGGTGCGCAGCACCGCAAGATGGGCAAGAACCTGTACCTGCGCAACGAGGTCTTCGCCGAGTGGATCGAGAAGGTCGACGCGCTGATCCAGGACGAGCGCGGCTACTCGGTGCTGGAACTGATCCTCGACGACTCGCATGAGTACGGCATCGAAACTTCCAACGTCGTCATCTTCGCCATCCAGATCGCGCTGGGTGAGCTGCTCAAGCATCACGGCGCGAAACCCGCTGCGGTGGTGGGTCAGTCGCTGGGCGAGCCCGCGTCGGCCTATTTCTCCGGCGGGCTGTCCCTGCGCGATGCCGCCCGCGTGATCGCCTCGCGCTCACACCTGATGGGTGAGGGCGAGGCCATGCTGTTCGGCGAATACATCCGGCTGATGGCGTTGGTGGAGTACTCCGCCGACGAGCTGAAGACGGTGTTCGGTGACTTCCCCGGCCTGGAGGTGTGCGTCTACGCCGCACCCAGTCAGACCGTGATCGGGGGCCCGCCCGAGCAGATCGACGCGATCGTCGCCCGCTGTGAAGCCGAGGGCCGCTTCGCCCGCAAGCTGCAGACCAAGGGCGCCGGCCACACCTCGCAGATGGACCCGCTGCTCGGTGAGTTCTCCGCGGAACTGCAGGGCATCAAGCCGATGAGCCCCACCGTCGGAATCTTCTCCACGGTGCACGAGGGCAGCTACGTCAAGCCCGGCGTCGACCCGATCCACGATGTCGACTACTGGGTCAAGGGAATGCGGCATTCGGTCTACTTCACGCACGGCGTCCGCAACGCCGTCGACAGCGGCCACACCACCTTCCTGGAGCTGGCGCCCAACCCGGTGGCGCTGATGCAGATCGGTTTGACCACCGCGGCCGCGGGTTTGCATGACGCCCAATTGATTCCGACGCTGGCCAAAAAGCAGGACGACGTCGAGTCGATGATCTCGGCGATGGCCCAGCTCTACGTGCACGGCCACGACCTGGACATCCGGACTTTATTTTCTCGGCGTTCCGCCGCGCGCTATGGCCCGGAGGATTACGCGAACATCCCGCCGACCCGGTTCAAGCGCAAAGAGCACTGGCTGGACGTGCATTTCTCCGGCGACGGCTCGGTGATCATGCCGGGCACCCACGTAGCGCTGCCCGATGGCCGGCACGTCTGGGAGTACGCGCCGCGCAACGGTGAGACGGACCTGGCCGCGTTGGTGAGATCGGCCGCGACACAAGTGCTTTCGGATGCCCAGTTGGTGGCTTCCGAGCAACGCGCCGTCCCCGGCGCGGGCGCCCGGCTGGTGACGACGATGACCCGGCACCCGGGCGGCGCCTCGGTCCAGGTGCACGCCCGCATCGACGAGTCCTTCACCCTGGTCTACGACGCGCTCGTGTCGCGGGCCGGCCAGAGCGTGGCCGCGTTGCCGACCGCGGTGGGCGCCGGTGCCGCGATCGCGGCCGCCCCCAGCACGGTCGAGGCACCCGCGGCGCCGGCCGAGGAGGCCGACGCCGAGACGCTGTCGGACAGCCTGACCAACCGCTACCTGCCGTCCAGCGTGGGTAGGTGGTCGCCGGATTCCGGTGAGACCATCGCCGACCGGCTGGGCATGATCGTCTCGGCGGCAATGGGTTACGAGCCCGAGGACCTGCCGTGGGAGGTGCCGCTGGTCGAGCTCGGCCTGGACTCGCTGATGGCGGTACGGATCAAGAACCGCGTTGAATACGACTTCGACATGCCGCCGATCCAGTTGACCGCGGTGCGCGACGCCAACCTCTACGCCGTCGAGAAGCTGATCGAGTACGCGGTCGAGCACCGCGACGAGGTCTACGCGCTGCACGAGCACCAGAAGACGCTGACGCCCGAGGAGATCGCCAAGGAGCAGGCCGAACTGCTCAGCGGGGCAACGCCCGCCTCGGCCGCCGCGCCCGCCCCGGACCCGCAGGCCGAGCCCGAGACGCAGGAGCCGATTCCGCCGCCGCCGACGGATCCGTCCGGACCGGCCGCGGCGACCAACGGTGGCCAGCCGAACCTGGCGGGAGCGCTCAGCCAGGAGGCGGTGTCCAAGGCGCTGCATTCCGATGTCCCCCCGCGTGATGCCGCCGAGCGGGTCACCTTCGCCACCTGGGCGATCGTCACGGGCAAGTCGCCGGGCGGCATCTTCAACCCGCTGCCCAAGCTCGACGAGGACACCGCGGCCAAGATGGCGCAGCGCCTCTCGGAGCGTGCCGACGGCACGATCACCGCCGAGGACGTGCTGGCGTCGGAGACCATCGAGGCGCTGGCCGAAAAGGTCCGCCAGTACCTGGAGGCCGGTCAGATCGACGGCTTCGTGCGCACTATCCGGGCACCGGAGAACGACTCGCAGGTACCGGTGTTCGTGTTCCACCCGGCCGGCGGGTCGACCGTGGTCTACGAGCCGCTGATCAGCCACCTACCGGCGGACATTCCGGTGTACGGGCTTGAGCGTGTGGAGGGCACTATCCAGGAGCGCGCCGCCCAGTACGTGCCCAAGCTGCTGGAGATGAACGGCGGCAAGCCGTTCATCCTGGCCGGGTGGTCGCTCGGTGGTGCCCTGGCGTACGCGTGCGCGATCGGGCTGAAGCGGGCCGGGGCCGACGTGCGATTCGTCGGGATGATCGACACCGTGCGCGCCGGCGAGGAGATCCCGCAGACCAAGGAGGAGACCCGCAAGCGCTGGGACCGCTACGCGAAGTTCGCGGAGCGCACCTTCAACGTCGAGATCCCCGCGATCCCCTACGAGGAGCTCGAAGAGCTCGACGACGAGGGACAGGTCAAGTTCGTGCTGGACATCGTCCAGCAGAGCGGCGTACAGATTCCGGGCGGCATCGTCGAACACCAACGGACGTCGTATCTGGACAACCGGGCGCTCGAGACCGTCGTGATCGAGCCGTACGACGGCCACGTGACCCTCTACATGGCCGATCGCTACCACGATGACGTCATCGAGTTCGAGCCGCGCTATGCGGTCCGCCAGCCCGACGGCGGCTGGGGCCAGTTCGTGGCGGACCTGGAGGTGGTCCCGATCGGCGGCGAGCACATCCAGGCCATCGACGAACCGATCATCGCCAAGGTGGGCGCACACCTGGCCGAGGTGCTGAATAAGGTGGACGCGGAAACCACCCAGACGAGTGAGGTAGGCAAGTAG
- a CDS encoding acyl-CoA dehydrogenase family protein: MSDYAVEAVDKLPFSTEEKAQRYATENYGGAVGLNWYSTDPTLQFTMAYYLQPDELTLAERHLTRIGELMGGPVARWAEETDRNPPRLQRYDRWGHDVSDVVMPPSFTQSKRAVLDAQRALRTEAREAKMSSSLTLFASNYLLNQADIGMGCALGTGGGMVQSLVAAYAPADVAEHVLAKFASGEWAGETAQLLTERTGGSDLGALETTATRHGDSWLLNGFKWFASNCAGEAFVVLAKPEGAPDSSRGVANFLVLRTRRDGSRNGVRVRRLKDKLGTRSVASGEVEFVDAEAFLLSGEPTAESGPSDGKGLGRMMELTNAARLGIALFGLGNARRALVESLCYARQRRAFGGALIDKPLMRRKLAEMIVDVEAAQALVFDGTGATNHRQPRGLRQRIAVPVTKLKVCRLGITAASDAIEIHGGNGYIETWPVARLLRDAQVNTIWEGPDNILCLDVRRGIEQTRAHETLLARLRDAVSVADDDEATRLVAGRVEDLDAAITAWSKLDRQVAEARLFPLTQFLGDVYGGALLIEQAAWERATRGGGRKALVARLYAQRYLADRGALRGIDDDSDEALARFDELVDGALRL; this comes from the coding sequence ATGAGCGACTACGCCGTAGAAGCGGTGGACAAGCTGCCGTTCTCCACCGAGGAAAAAGCACAGCGCTACGCGACGGAAAACTACGGTGGCGCCGTCGGTCTCAATTGGTACAGCACCGATCCCACGCTGCAGTTCACCATGGCCTACTACCTGCAGCCCGACGAGCTGACGTTGGCCGAGCGCCACCTGACGCGCATCGGCGAGCTGATGGGTGGCCCGGTGGCGCGGTGGGCCGAGGAGACCGACCGCAACCCGCCGCGCCTGCAGCGCTACGACCGGTGGGGCCACGACGTCAGCGACGTGGTGATGCCGCCGTCGTTCACGCAATCCAAGCGGGCCGTCCTGGACGCCCAGCGGGCGCTGCGGACCGAGGCGCGCGAGGCGAAGATGAGCTCCTCGCTGACGCTGTTCGCGTCGAATTATCTACTCAATCAAGCCGATATCGGCATGGGCTGCGCGCTGGGCACCGGCGGCGGCATGGTCCAGTCGCTGGTGGCGGCCTACGCGCCGGCCGACGTGGCCGAACACGTGCTGGCCAAATTCGCCTCCGGCGAGTGGGCCGGCGAGACGGCGCAGCTGCTCACCGAACGCACCGGCGGCTCCGACCTGGGCGCGCTCGAGACGACCGCCACCCGGCACGGCGACTCGTGGCTGCTGAACGGGTTCAAGTGGTTTGCGTCCAACTGCGCCGGGGAGGCGTTCGTCGTCCTGGCCAAACCCGAAGGCGCACCGGACTCTTCGCGGGGTGTCGCCAATTTCCTGGTGCTGCGCACCCGCCGTGACGGCTCCCGCAACGGCGTGCGGGTCCGGCGCCTGAAGGACAAACTCGGCACCCGTTCGGTGGCCTCGGGCGAGGTCGAGTTCGTCGACGCCGAAGCGTTCCTGCTGTCCGGCGAGCCCACCGCCGAATCCGGCCCCTCCGACGGCAAGGGGCTGGGCCGCATGATGGAGCTGACCAACGCCGCGCGGCTGGGCATCGCGTTGTTCGGGCTCGGCAACGCGCGACGCGCGCTGGTCGAGTCGCTGTGCTACGCGCGGCAGCGGCGCGCGTTCGGCGGGGCGCTGATCGACAAGCCGTTGATGCGGCGCAAGCTCGCCGAGATGATCGTCGATGTCGAAGCCGCCCAAGCGCTGGTGTTCGACGGCACCGGCGCCACCAACCACCGCCAGCCGCGTGGCCTGCGGCAGCGCATCGCGGTACCAGTCACCAAGCTGAAGGTGTGCCGGCTCGGGATCACCGCGGCGTCGGACGCGATCGAGATCCACGGCGGCAACGGCTATATCGAAACCTGGCCGGTGGCAAGGCTTTTGCGCGACGCGCAGGTCAACACCATCTGGGAGGGCCCGGACAACATCCTGTGCCTGGACGTGCGCCGCGGGATCGAGCAGACCCGCGCGCACGAGACGCTGCTGGCGCGGCTGCGCGATGCCGTCTCGGTCGCCGACGACGACGAAGCCACCCGGCTGGTCGCCGGCCGGGTCGAGGACCTCGACGCGGCGATCACCGCGTGGTCCAAACTCGACAGGCAGGTGGCCGAGGCGCGGCTGTTCCCGCTGACCCAATTCCTCGGCGACGTCTACGGCGGCGCGTTGCTCATCGAGCAGGCCGCCTGGGAGCGCGCCACCCGCGGCGGCGGGCGCAAGGCGCTGGTGGCGCGGCTCTATGCGCAGCGGTATCTCGCCGACCGCGGGGCGCTGCGCGGTATCGACGACGACTCCGACGAGGCGCTGGCGCGCTTCGACGAGTTGGTCGACGGTGCGCTGCGGCTCTAG